The Streptococcus mitis region AGAAGGAAAGCAAAATGTTGAAAATAACCGTAAGAGGAAAGAAATCCAATTGCGACAAAATAAAATTAATGACTTATATAGATTAATTGGAATTAAATTTGTTGAAGAAAATTTAGAAGAAATAAAGGAAAATTCTCTCTATTCTTCAGAAATTGCTGAGATAAAAGAGTTATTTAAAGAACAAATTAGTATTCAAAAATCGATTGACATGGATGACCAAGATTTGATTTCTTGTCCAAATTGTGGAGAAAGTTTAGCAAGAAGTTTTGAGTTTTGCATCAATTGTGGTAAAGCAGTGAAGAAGAGTTAAAAATGAAAGATTATACTGTAAAAATAGTCTGTCCAAGTTGTTCTAAAAAGATAGGAGTAGGTTGGAAATTTTGTGCTTTTTGTGGAGAATATGTTGATAATTCAAAACCAAAAGTAGAACTACGCTATCTTGATGACAGCAGGAGTGACTACAATCAAAAGGAAAAAAATGCGCATTTTAAAATGCCATCTAGCTTTAAGCAGGTTAGCGAAAAAATAAAGGATAGTATTTCTGAAAAAATCGATAAGGGTGAGGAAGTTTCAGATAATACCTTGTCCTTCTTTACCTTTGTAATTACAAAAGATGGCGTTGAAATAAAGGAACTTGATGAAATTGTAAATGCTCTTCAAAATAGTTCTATACAAAAGGATTATCTTGGTTACTACTTACAAAGTGAATCAGAAGATATCTATGTCAACAATGTAAAAATTGAAGTTGGGAAAAAACACTATCTAACGAATAGAGATACGCTTAGACAGGGTGAGACTATTTATATATTTAGTCTCATGAATCAAAAGGGTGTTGAATGGCAGCAGGAAGAAATTACTCTTCAAATTGCTGATAAAATTGGTGATAGTTTTGAAGTCTTTGATGATGAAATTCTCTATCTTATGCCAAATGACGATCAAGTAATTTTAAATAACAGCATTCCTCAGGATAAAATTCGTTTAAAAAACTATGATTTAGTATCCATTCATCACAGATTATTCCTTGTCTACGGTAATCAATTAATTTTTCAAAATGAATTAACTGAAGAGCAAGCGAAAAGTATTGCTGAAAATATCAATAGTATTTCAGATGATACAAGCTTATCTGTTTCAATTCGAAAACGTTTGGCTGGAGAAAAGCTGTTGCTTTCGGATATTGATTTTTCAGTGTCTTCTGGGGAAATCGTACTCATTTTAGGTGGATCTGGTGCAGGAAAAACAACACTCATCAATGCAATAATGGGAATTGAAAAAGCAGATGCTGAAATCTTGTTAGGAAATATCAATATTTATAATCAATTCGATAAGGTTAAAAGAATGATTGCGAATGTTCCTCAATTTAGTTTGCATCGTGAAAAAGACAGTGTCTATATGACATTGAAAAATGCTGCTGAGATGAAACTAGTTAGGGATTTTACTAAAGACAAGTCTTTATTGGAAGATAAAATTTCAAGGGTTTTAGAGACCGTGAAATTGACAAAGAAAAGAGATTCTTTAGTATCAGAGCTTAGTGGCGGGGAAAAGAAGAGACTAAGTATTGCAACGGAGTATATTGCAGATCCTGTTTTATTTGTCTTGGATGAACCAGATTCAGGTGTAGATGGTAGCAATGCTCGTTCTATCATGTCTAGTCTTAGAAATATAGCTGATGACAATAAGATTGTTTTTATTATTTCTCATAGTCCTGATAGAACGCCTGAGTTGTTTGATAAGGTCTTAGTTCTGGCTAAAAGTGAAGAAGAATCTTGTGGTAAATTAGCTTTTTACGGTTCTGTAGAAGAGACTTTGAGTTTTTTCAATGTAAACCAATTGGAACTTGTGGTATCTGAAGTAGAAGCGACTCCAGATGACTACATTAAAAAATATAAAGATTATAGAGGAGATTAAGATGAATTACGTATCGAATAAAGAACAGGTGTTAATCTATTTAGGGAAATTTAAACGCAATTTCTTAAATTCAAATGGCTGGTATGCATTTGTCAGTACAGCAATAATTGCCCTCATTACATGTATAGTTTCTGGTAGTGCAGGTCTTGAAAATGGGAGGATAGGTAAGACCTCGTTTATTATTGTTTGTGCTTGTATCTGGATTGGAATGTTTAATTCTATTACCTTGATTTGTCGCGAGAGGGATATTATTAAGCATGAGTATCGTGGAGGGATGAACTTATCATCTTATATGTTTGCTCATATGCTATTCCAAGGAATTATTTCCTTGATTCAAGCTGTCATTTTTTCAAGTATCCTGTTTTTGTTCTATGGTAGTGATATAGCAGAGTTTCCAACTACATTTAATAATGATATTTTACGCTTTATTTCTTATTTTCTAACCATATTTTTAACGATTTATTCTGCTGATGCTTTAGGTCTATTCGTTTCATCAATTGTCAAGAATGTTGAACAGGCTATGACCGTTATGCCCTTTGTGATTTTATTACAATTCCTATTTTCAGGTAATCTTCCTTTGGATGGTGTTTTAAAATTTTTCTCTTTTCTTACAGTGAGTAGATATGGTTATGATGGACTTTTAGAATTGGCTAATATTTCCATACAGGGGGGGAGTGGAAGTATTCAAACTAGAGACTTTCATACTGAAGATGTACTAATTAATTTTCTAGTTGGATGGATAATTCTGATTGCATTTTCAGTTCTCTTTGCATACTTGGCAAGTAAGTTTTTAAAATCTGTTGAAAATGATACTAGAAGTTAAAGTCTTTTTATAAACATGCATTAGTAGAAATTACTTCCTATCTATTGAGAATATAAGAACAAAACTAGTTACCTGTCCTAGATAGGTAACTGGTTTTTCTTTTGGGTGGAATCCTCTTTTTCTAGTTTTCATATTCTTAAAAAAGTGATAAAATGGTAGGAAGAATTGGAGAGTAGAGATGCCAAAAGAAGTGAATTTAACAGGCGATGAGGTTGTCGCTCTAACGCAAAAATATTTATCAAAAGAAGATGTTGCTTTTGTCCATAAGGCCTTGGTCTATGCGGTGGAATGCCACAGTGGCCAGTATCGCAAATCAGGAGAGCCTTATATCATTCACCCTATCCAAGTAGCAGGGATTTTAGCCAAACTTAAGCTAGATGCTGTAACGGTAGCTTGTGGTTTCTTGCATGACGTGGTAGAAGATACAGAAGCGACCCTGGATGATTTGGAAAGAGAGTTTGGTCCGGATGTGCGGGTAATCGTAGATGGGGTTACCAAGCTTGGTAAAGTTAAATACAAGTCTCACGAAGAGCAGTTGGCAGAAAATCATCGCAAGATGCTCATGGCCATGTCTGAGGACATCCGTGTTATCTTGGTCAAACTGTCTGACCGCTTGCACAATATGCGGACCCTGAAACATCTTCGAAAAGACAAGCAGGAGCGTATTTCCAAAGAAACTATGGAAATCTATGCCCCGCTTGCCCACCGTTTGGGGATTTCTAGCGTTAAATGGGAATTGGAAGACCTATCTTTCCGTTATCTTAATCCAACGGAGTTTTACAAGATTACCCATATGATGAAGGAAAAGCGTAGAGAGCGTGAAGCCTTGGTGGATGAGGTGGTCACAAAATTAGAGGAATATACGACAGAACGTCACTTGAAAGGGAAGATTTACGGTCGTCCCAAGCATATTTACTCGATTTTCCGCAAAATGCAGGATAAGAGAAAACGGTTTGAGGAAATCTATGACCTGATTGCTATTCGCTGTATTTTAGATACCCAAAGTGATGTTTATGCCATGTTGGGTTATGTGCATGAACTTTGGAAACCCATGCCTGGTCGTTTCAAAGACTATATCGCCAACCGCAAGGCCAATGGTTACCAGTCTATCCATACGACAGTTTATGGGCCAAAAGGGCCGATTGAATTCCAGATTCGAACTAAAGCCATGCACGAGGTGGCTGAGTACGGGGTTGCGGCTCACTGGGCTTATAAGAAAGGTGTTAAGGGGCAGGTTAACAGCAAGGAATCGGCTATTGGGATGAACTGGATCAAGGAGATGATGGAGCTCCAAGATCAGGCTGATGATGCCAAGGAATTTGTGGATTCAGTTAAGGAAAACTATCTGGCTGAGGAGATTTACGTCTTTACCCCAGATGGAGCTGTCCGTTCACTTCCCAAAGATTCAGGACCGATTGACTTTGCCTACGAAATTCATACAAAAGTCGGAGAAAAAGCGACTGGTGCCAAGGTCAATGGTCGCATGGTTCCACTGACAACCAAGCTCAAGACAGGGGATCAGGTTGAAATTGTCACCAACCCCAACTCCTTTGGACCGAGTCGTGACTGGCTCAACATGGTCAAGACCAGCAAGGCTCGTAACAAGATTCGTCAGTTCTTTAAAAACCAAGATAAGGAATTGTCTGTCAACAAGGGTCGTGAAATGCTGATGGCCCAGTTCCAAGAAAATGGCTATGTAGCCAATAAATTTATGGACAAGCGCCACATGGACCAAGTTCTTCAAAAGACCAGCTACAAGACAGAAGAATCCCTCTTTGCGGCCATTGGTTTTGGAGAAATCGGTGCTATTACTGTCTTTAACCGTCTGACTGAAAAGGAACGTCGTGAAGAAGAACGTGCCAAGGCCAAGGCTGAAGCAGAAGAACTTGTCAAAGGTGGAGAGGTCAAGGTTGAAAACAAAGAAACCCTCAAGGTTAAGCATGAGGGTGGTGTGGTCATTGAAGGAGCCTCAGGTCTCCTAGTGCGGATTGCCAAGTGCTGTAATCCCGTGCCTGGTGATGATATTGTTGGCTACATTACCAAGGGTCGTGGTGTGGCTATTCACCGTGTGGACTGTATGAACCTGCGCGCCCAAGAAAACTACGAGCAACGTCTCCTTGATGTGGAATGGGAAGACCAGTACTCTAGCTCAAATAAGGAGTATATGGCTCATATCGATATCTACGGCCTCAACCGTACAGGACTGTTGAATGATGTACTGCAAGTTCTTTCAAATACAACCAAGAATATTTCAACGGTCAATGCTCAACCAACCAAGGATATGAAATTTGCCAATATCCATGTGTCTTTTGGTATTGCGAATCTCTCGACGCTGACTACGGTTGTGGACAAGATTAAGAGTGTGCCAGAAGTTTACTCTGTTAAACGGACCAACGGCTAATTGTCCTAGCTCTTACTAGAAAGGCTATTATGAAAATCATTATCCAACGGGTTAAAAAAGCCCAAGTGAGTATCGAAGGTCAGGTTCAGGGAAAAATCAATCAGGGGCTCTTATTGCTGGTGGGTGTTGGACCAGAGGACCAAGAGGAAGATTTGGACTATGCTGTGAGAAAGCTTGTCAATATGCGGATTTTTTCAGACGAAGAAGGCAAGATGAACCTGTCTGTCAAAGATATTGAAGGAGAAATCCTTTCTATTTCACAGTTTACCCTCTTTGCGGATACCAAGAAAGGCAATCGTCCAGCCTTTACAGGTGCAGCCAAGCCTGATATGGCATCAGATTTTTATGACGCTTTCAATCAAAAACTAGCGCAAGAAGTGCCCGTTCATACAGGTATCTTTGGAGCGGATATGCAGGTTGAGCTGGTCAATGACGGACCAGTTACCATTATCCTTGATACGAAAAATAGATAAGAAAGACCAAGCCCAGCCGGCTTGGTTTTTCTCATCTATCATAAAATACTCCAAAATGAAATCGATTCTTGATAGGCTTGGGGGAAGTCTCTTTTCAGGCTTTGGCAGGTGAGGTAGGAGGGGATGAGGTGTCCTAGGATGAGGAGAGTTCCCTGAAGGAAAAGTGGCATACCCCTTAAACATATCAAGGAGAGAATGATCAGGCTATCCCATAGAAGGATTTGTAAGGTAAAACGCCAGAATCTCGGTCTAATCTGGGAATAGAGGTGACTAAAGTGGTCACAAAGCTGGTTGGACAGATAGGTCAATAGCACAGGATGAAAGAAAATAAGCCAACTGCTATACATCAAAATCCAGTCCCAAGTAAGCCCCCCTTTAAATGTCAAAAATGCCAGCATAATTCCATCAATGACAAGGAGCTCAATGGTTTTGATGAAGATGATTTTTTTCATGCTAAAACCTCCTTCTCCTTAGAGACACTCCCATAAAGAGATGTGTTTGTTGTAAAAATCTGGATAGTTTTCTCTTAGGTAGTCCGCCGTCCTATAATATAAAGTAGAATGACAAGCAGTGATGATTGGCATAAGAGAGGGAGAACGCTGAGAACTAACGAAGATTAAAAGGACAAAAAATAGAAAATCAATGGAGAGAACCCCTAAATAGTAGAAGCGAATCTTTTTATTGATTTGAGGATAAATCTCAGAGAAATGTTTTTTGAGTCGATTGACCAAGCGAAATAGCAGGAGTCCTTGAGCAAGGAGGAAAATAAAACCAGAGAGCAAGAGCCACTCCAAAGATGTCTCGGGTCTAGTGATAAAAAATGCAAATAGTAGCAAATCGATGACTGCAATTGCTACAAAATGGATTCTAAAGAGTTTTTTCATGACAAAACCTCCCTCTTTTACCTATCTTCATTCTACTCCAAAAGAATGGGAGTTACAAGTAAAATGATAAAAAATTTTAGTAAGGAGATTCTGTTAGATTTCTTTATTTGATTTCCTTCTTATTATTCCACTTCTTCATCGTTCCAGACAAATAAAGCTCCGATTGCATTGAGGATATAAAAGATGTATTTTCCGATATTGGCAAAGTTTCCTTGAATGCCAGCCTTTGTCAACTGAACGAAATTATAAATCAACCAAAAGCCCCACTGAGTTGTTAGTTTCAATGCGTTCAAAGCATTGGCAATGAGGGACAGTGCAAAGGCAATAGTTGTTACGTAGGCAAGGAGATTCATCTTTCCTCCATAGCCGATAAAGTTTGTCACAAAGGCAAAGAGGAAGGCGATGATGGAAATGATGATGGCCGCCAATTTTAGCTGTTTTTGGCTCATTTGGTTGGGTCTACCTTCTTTCGAAGCTTCCCATTTCTTTATAGCAAAGGTATAAATGAGGAAGGTGACGGGATAGGTAATGATGGCCGCCTTATTTCCAAGGATATAATCAATAGCACCGGACAAAATGGTATTAACAATACCAAAGTAATTTCCCCATTTGCTTAATTTCCCCGTGAAACGAGTGGATAACATGGAAATCCCAACGTTGGTTACGGAAATCAATCCAAAGGGAACAAGAGCTGTCCATGGGCCCCAGTCTACGAATTTGTCGAGACGGGAGTTGAGGTAACCAGATGCAATTGCAATCCCAACGACCAGAGCAACTCCAAAGAGGTCAAACCATTTGGATGTCGCAAAAATTTTTAGTGATTTCTTCATATGTTAAACTATCTTTCTTGTTTTTTACAAACATTCTACAACTAAATGAAAGTAAAATCAAATGATAGAAATAAAACCCTGAAAATTTGATTTTCAGGGTTGGTAGGGGACTTGAGAAATTAGTTGATTTTCTCGACATAGAGTTGTTTTGCAATGTCCATACTTACTTGTAAGTCCTCGTCTTTACTAAGGATAGTGAAGGTATTGCTGAAGCCATCAAACTGCTTGACTTGGAGCGAATCACCGATGTGAAGTGAGTGCTTGTCCAGATAATGGAGAATGTCAAAACTATCGTGCACCCGAGTTAGACGGTAGGATCCACTCTCTTTGATATCAGCTAGTGGTAGGTTATTGATTTCAACTAAGAGTTCTCCCTTGGCAGGAATAGTTCCTCCGTGAGGGCAGGTCTTGGGGAATCCAAGTAATTTTTCTAGTCTCTCCACGAATAGCTCAGAGACAGTATGTTCCAATACCTCAGCTTCTTCATGAATCTGGTCACTAGTATAGTCTAAATGATGAACTAGAAAAACTTCAATCAAGCGGTGTTTACGATAGAGCTCAGAGACTAGTTTGAGGCCGAGGTCAGTCAGTAGATAGCCACATTCCTTGTCCTTGAGGATGAGGTTTTCGCTCTTCATCCGTTTAATCATTTCAGTTACAGCAGGGGGAGAGACTTGCATGCGGGCAGCAATTTCCTTGTTGGTAATTTTATGCAGGTCTATGCCAATTTCATAAATACACTTTAGATAATCTTCTTTATTCGGGGTCATTCGTTTCCTCTTGTCTAATATCTTTATCTAGTATATCAAAAAAAGCTAGATTTCTCTAGCTGTGACTTTTTATGTTATACTTATTGCAAGAGAAAAAACGAGGAGATGGATATGACGAAAATAGCTCTTCTTTCAGATATTC contains the following coding sequences:
- a CDS encoding zinc ribbon domain-containing protein; translated protein: MAFLDQLRDSARIVKETTSNVISEGKQNVENNRKRKEIQLRQNKINDLYRLIGIKFVEENLEEIKENSLYSSEIAEIKELFKEQISIQKSIDMDDQDLISCPNCGESLARSFEFCINCGKAVKKS
- a CDS encoding ATP-binding cassette domain-containing protein, with the protein product MKDYTVKIVCPSCSKKIGVGWKFCAFCGEYVDNSKPKVELRYLDDSRSDYNQKEKNAHFKMPSSFKQVSEKIKDSISEKIDKGEEVSDNTLSFFTFVITKDGVEIKELDEIVNALQNSSIQKDYLGYYLQSESEDIYVNNVKIEVGKKHYLTNRDTLRQGETIYIFSLMNQKGVEWQQEEITLQIADKIGDSFEVFDDEILYLMPNDDQVILNNSIPQDKIRLKNYDLVSIHHRLFLVYGNQLIFQNELTEEQAKSIAENINSISDDTSLSVSIRKRLAGEKLLLSDIDFSVSSGEIVLILGGSGAGKTTLINAIMGIEKADAEILLGNINIYNQFDKVKRMIANVPQFSLHREKDSVYMTLKNAAEMKLVRDFTKDKSLLEDKISRVLETVKLTKKRDSLVSELSGGEKKRLSIATEYIADPVLFVLDEPDSGVDGSNARSIMSSLRNIADDNKIVFIISHSPDRTPELFDKVLVLAKSEEESCGKLAFYGSVEETLSFFNVNQLELVVSEVEATPDDYIKKYKDYRGD
- a CDS encoding ABC transporter permease, whose translation is MNYVSNKEQVLIYLGKFKRNFLNSNGWYAFVSTAIIALITCIVSGSAGLENGRIGKTSFIIVCACIWIGMFNSITLICRERDIIKHEYRGGMNLSSYMFAHMLFQGIISLIQAVIFSSILFLFYGSDIAEFPTTFNNDILRFISYFLTIFLTIYSADALGLFVSSIVKNVEQAMTVMPFVILLQFLFSGNLPLDGVLKFFSFLTVSRYGYDGLLELANISIQGGSGSIQTRDFHTEDVLINFLVGWIILIAFSVLFAYLASKFLKSVENDTRS
- a CDS encoding RelA/SpoT family protein; amino-acid sequence: MPKEVNLTGDEVVALTQKYLSKEDVAFVHKALVYAVECHSGQYRKSGEPYIIHPIQVAGILAKLKLDAVTVACGFLHDVVEDTEATLDDLEREFGPDVRVIVDGVTKLGKVKYKSHEEQLAENHRKMLMAMSEDIRVILVKLSDRLHNMRTLKHLRKDKQERISKETMEIYAPLAHRLGISSVKWELEDLSFRYLNPTEFYKITHMMKEKRREREALVDEVVTKLEEYTTERHLKGKIYGRPKHIYSIFRKMQDKRKRFEEIYDLIAIRCILDTQSDVYAMLGYVHELWKPMPGRFKDYIANRKANGYQSIHTTVYGPKGPIEFQIRTKAMHEVAEYGVAAHWAYKKGVKGQVNSKESAIGMNWIKEMMELQDQADDAKEFVDSVKENYLAEEIYVFTPDGAVRSLPKDSGPIDFAYEIHTKVGEKATGAKVNGRMVPLTTKLKTGDQVEIVTNPNSFGPSRDWLNMVKTSKARNKIRQFFKNQDKELSVNKGREMLMAQFQENGYVANKFMDKRHMDQVLQKTSYKTEESLFAAIGFGEIGAITVFNRLTEKERREEERAKAKAEAEELVKGGEVKVENKETLKVKHEGGVVIEGASGLLVRIAKCCNPVPGDDIVGYITKGRGVAIHRVDCMNLRAQENYEQRLLDVEWEDQYSSSNKEYMAHIDIYGLNRTGLLNDVLQVLSNTTKNISTVNAQPTKDMKFANIHVSFGIANLSTLTTVVDKIKSVPEVYSVKRTNG
- the dtd gene encoding D-aminoacyl-tRNA deacylase, whose translation is MKIIIQRVKKAQVSIEGQVQGKINQGLLLLVGVGPEDQEEDLDYAVRKLVNMRIFSDEEGKMNLSVKDIEGEILSISQFTLFADTKKGNRPAFTGAAKPDMASDFYDAFNQKLAQEVPVHTGIFGADMQVELVNDGPVTIILDTKNR
- a CDS encoding nicotinamide mononucleotide transporter, encoding MKKSLKIFATSKWFDLFGVALVVGIAIASGYLNSRLDKFVDWGPWTALVPFGLISVTNVGISMLSTRFTGKLSKWGNYFGIVNTILSGAIDYILGNKAAIITYPVTFLIYTFAIKKWEASKEGRPNQMSQKQLKLAAIIISIIAFLFAFVTNFIGYGGKMNLLAYVTTIAFALSLIANALNALKLTTQWGFWLIYNFVQLTKAGIQGNFANIGKYIFYILNAIGALFVWNDEEVE
- a CDS encoding metal-dependent transcriptional regulator — its product is MTPNKEDYLKCIYEIGIDLHKITNKEIAARMQVSPPAVTEMIKRMKSENLILKDKECGYLLTDLGLKLVSELYRKHRLIEVFLVHHLDYTSDQIHEEAEVLEHTVSELFVERLEKLLGFPKTCPHGGTIPAKGELLVEINNLPLADIKESGSYRLTRVHDSFDILHYLDKHSLHIGDSLQVKQFDGFSNTFTILSKDEDLQVSMDIAKQLYVEKIN